The proteins below are encoded in one region of Pacificitalea manganoxidans:
- a CDS encoding TFIIB-type zinc finger domain-containing protein, protein MTRSGFPHVPPAPPGAARPPEHAPDEADVPEIEVAGPGPDDAHRFPCPACGSDLRFAPAAGKLICDHCGYEDQVEIPPGAAPQAIRELDFRAAIEARLPEVEMEETRVTTCTSCGAQIEFDDDTHARECPFCASPVVVDSGVHRHIKPRGLLPFGLTERNAHDAMSDWLGGLWFAPNGLKDYARKGRKMQGIYVPYWTFDADTQSDYRGQRGTVYWVTRTVMRDGKPTQQRVQKIRWRPVAGRVGRFFDDVLVLASNTLPRKYTDALEPWDLSAMEPYTPEFLAGFRAEGYQVGLEEGFLVAREKMDAQIQRDVRFDIGGDRQRIDDIRTRISGVTFKHVLLPVWLAAYKYRGKTYRFVVNGRTGRVQGERPWSAIKIALAVILGLIVAAVAGYIGAR, encoded by the coding sequence ATGACCCGATCCGGTTTTCCGCATGTGCCGCCCGCTCCGCCCGGCGCCGCGCGCCCCCCTGAACACGCGCCCGATGAGGCCGATGTGCCCGAGATCGAGGTCGCGGGCCCCGGCCCCGATGACGCGCACCGGTTTCCCTGCCCTGCCTGCGGGTCCGATCTTCGGTTCGCCCCTGCGGCGGGCAAGCTTATCTGCGATCATTGCGGCTACGAGGATCAGGTGGAAATCCCGCCGGGTGCCGCCCCGCAGGCCATCCGCGAACTGGATTTCCGCGCCGCGATCGAGGCCCGCCTGCCGGAAGTGGAGATGGAGGAAACCCGCGTCACGACCTGCACCAGTTGCGGCGCGCAGATCGAGTTTGACGACGACACCCATGCCCGCGAATGTCCGTTCTGCGCCTCGCCGGTGGTGGTCGACAGCGGCGTGCACCGGCATATCAAGCCGCGCGGACTGCTGCCCTTTGGCCTGACCGAGCGCAACGCCCATGACGCTATGTCGGACTGGCTGGGCGGGCTGTGGTTTGCCCCCAACGGGCTAAAGGACTACGCTCGCAAGGGGCGCAAGATGCAGGGCATCTATGTGCCCTACTGGACCTTCGACGCCGACACGCAGTCCGATTATCGCGGTCAGCGCGGCACCGTCTACTGGGTTACGCGCACGGTTATGCGGGATGGCAAGCCCACGCAGCAGCGGGTGCAGAAAATCCGCTGGCGCCCTGTCGCGGGCCGGGTGGGCCGGTTCTTTGACGATGTGCTGGTGCTGGCGTCCAACACCCTGCCGCGCAAATACACCGACGCGCTGGAGCCGTGGGATCTGTCGGCGATGGAGCCTTATACGCCGGAATTCCTCGCCGGTTTTCGGGCCGAAGGCTATCAGGTCGGACTGGAGGAGGGTTTCCTCGTCGCGCGCGAGAAGATGGATGCCCAGATCCAGCGCGATGTCCGGTTCGACATTGGCGGCGACAGACAGCGGATCGACGACATTCGCACCCGGATTTCCGGTGTGACGTTCAAGCATGTCCTGCTGCCCGTCTGGCTTGCCGCCTATAAATATCGTGGCAAGACCTACCGTTTCGTCGTCAATGGTCGGACTGGCCGGGTGCAAGGCGAACGCCCGTGGTCGGCGATAAAGATCGCGCTGGCGGTGATCCTCGGCCTGATCGTCGCGGCGGTGGCGGGCTATATCGGCGCGCGATGA
- a CDS encoding ABC transporter permease has translation MSASFLLRRLAYLALTAFLVSLIVFGVTQLLPANAATMILGEYATPEALAALNQRLGLDQPAIVQYGTWLGNALQGDFGTSLRTSQPVGPSIMAAFGRSAILAALSLAVVCVIAIPLGVIAGTRRGGPADLGLSVVSYLGVSLPEFVLATLLLAWLAGPSVGLFPASGYTPFSEDPIDALRHMALPVITLAVILTAHISRMVRSEMVDTLQSDFVRAARLRGLAKRQVIYNHALRNSMLPAITVIALDVGYLIGGVIVVEEVFAFPGIGRQLILAIQNRDLPMLQAGALIMALTYALANLAADLAYAALDKRIQYK, from the coding sequence ATGTCGGCCAGTTTCCTGTTGCGTCGTCTCGCCTATCTGGCGCTGACCGCATTCCTTGTTTCGCTGATCGTCTTCGGCGTGACGCAGCTTCTGCCCGCGAACGCCGCGACGATGATCTTGGGCGAATATGCGACCCCCGAGGCGCTGGCGGCGCTGAACCAGCGGCTGGGTCTCGACCAGCCTGCGATCGTTCAATACGGCACGTGGCTGGGCAATGCGCTGCAGGGGGATTTTGGAACCTCGCTGCGCACAAGCCAACCCGTCGGCCCCAGCATCATGGCGGCCTTCGGACGCTCAGCCATTCTGGCGGCGCTATCGCTGGCTGTGGTCTGCGTGATCGCGATCCCGCTGGGGGTCATCGCGGGCACCCGGCGCGGCGGACCGGCTGATCTTGGCCTGTCGGTGGTCAGTTATCTGGGGGTGTCGCTGCCGGAATTCGTGCTGGCGACCCTGCTTCTCGCATGGCTTGCCGGGCCGTCCGTGGGCCTGTTCCCGGCATCGGGCTACACGCCGTTCTCCGAAGACCCGATCGACGCGCTGCGCCACATGGCCCTGCCGGTCATCACACTTGCGGTGATCCTGACCGCCCATATCAGCCGGATGGTCCGGTCCGAAATGGTCGACACGCTGCAAAGCGATTTCGTCCGCGCCGCCCGTCTGCGCGGTCTGGCCAAGCGGCAGGTGATCTACAACCACGCGCTGCGCAATTCCATGCTCCCTGCCATCACCGTCATCGCGCTGGATGTGGGCTACCTGATCGGCGGCGTCATCGTCGTCGAAGAGGTGTTCGCCTTTCCCGGCATCGGGCGGCAGCTGATTCTCGCGATCCAGAACCGCGACCTGCCGATGCTTCAGGCGGGCGCGCTGATCATGGCGCTCACCTATGCGCTGGCCAACCTTGCGGCCGACCTTGCCTATGCCGCGCTCGACAAGAGGATCCAGTACAAATGA
- a CDS encoding DUF6152 family protein has protein sequence MKLKNLAASLAMSTALAIALPPAAAFAHHGVSGQFDLDQKVEVTGTVTRVRFVNPHSYVYFDAVSDTGEVENHRCELRSGSLLKRQGWSPDMFPIGSTVTFNGSPDRRDPLTCYAETVTFEDGRMLTRYGSVTEDGTFVEPEDSEEQAAEEGVPAPAATPDPDMPDLSGNWSEPVADGPPLAYAGPAPDYVLTDAAVEAADDWEPDDNPRFHCQPTNIILDYRFDQMINKIEQSAEEVKITYGFMDVVRTIHIDGSFPDTIEPSVTGYSVGTWNDGKLTVQTKGFKPGFLEAIGGRSTRSVPHSDQMEITEVFYIDDAGELVQEYTITDPVYLAEPHSHLNRSVKTEDAFIPYECDDLTEKN, from the coding sequence ATGAAATTGAAAAATCTTGCAGCCAGCCTTGCCATGAGCACGGCACTGGCCATTGCATTGCCGCCGGCTGCGGCGTTTGCACATCACGGTGTGAGCGGGCAGTTCGATCTGGATCAGAAGGTCGAAGTGACCGGCACCGTGACCCGCGTCCGCTTTGTTAACCCGCATTCCTACGTTTATTTCGATGCCGTCAGCGATACCGGAGAAGTTGAAAATCACCGCTGCGAACTGCGGTCGGGCAGTCTGCTGAAACGGCAGGGCTGGTCGCCGGATATGTTCCCGATCGGCTCGACCGTGACGTTCAACGGCTCGCCGGATCGGCGCGATCCGCTGACCTGCTACGCAGAGACCGTCACCTTCGAGGATGGCCGCATGCTGACGCGCTATGGCTCTGTCACCGAGGACGGCACGTTCGTGGAGCCGGAGGACAGCGAGGAGCAAGCAGCCGAGGAGGGCGTGCCCGCCCCCGCAGCGACCCCGGACCCGGATATGCCCGATCTGTCCGGCAACTGGTCCGAGCCGGTCGCCGATGGCCCGCCGCTGGCCTATGCCGGACCCGCGCCGGACTATGTGCTGACCGATGCCGCCGTGGAGGCCGCCGATGATTGGGAACCCGACGACAACCCGCGTTTCCATTGCCAGCCGACGAACATCATTCTCGACTACCGCTTCGATCAGATGATCAACAAGATCGAGCAATCCGCCGAGGAGGTTAAAATCACCTATGGCTTTATGGATGTGGTGCGCACGATCCATATCGACGGCAGTTTCCCCGACACGATCGAGCCCAGCGTCACCGGCTATTCTGTCGGCACATGGAACGACGGGAAGCTGACGGTGCAGACCAAAGGCTTCAAACCCGGCTTTCTAGAAGCCATCGGCGGACGGTCCACCCGCTCCGTGCCGCATAGTGATCAGATGGAAATCACCGAAGTTTTCTACATCGATGACGCCGGTGAACTGGTGCAGGAATACACGATCACCGACCCCGTCTATCTGGCGGAGCCGCATTCTCACCTGAACCGCTCGGTCAAGACCGAGGACGCGTTCATTCCCTACGAATGCGATGACCTGACCGAGAAAAACTAA
- a CDS encoding PepSY-associated TM helix domain-containing protein, translating to MTTFVKGARAVHRWTGAVLSLLVIVVSLSGVVLLWQAPINRLIYPQAATGFDGTAGSAARVALAAEQAFGADGIAQVTFGDLAFGISEVTLRDQRTAFIAANGELVGVWGPNGRWDDWLVDAHHRLLGGRAGLYVVGVGGLLTLMTIVAGCIAFWPARGSWRKGVVPRVATLQALRRSHRNVGIVLSLPIAGIIVTGVALSFPQTAQRSIGWTYENAPDYGDTFGDGVDMLEGAAQATWPNVFRRAADVFPGAVLAAAIWPTGQSEIVIQLRNSGDWTDAGSGQVQITAAEGYMDLRIDGRHLPPGERAWNAVAPVHTGAVRGWVYQALETGVGLGLLYLGVIGLMSFLKTEFPRR from the coding sequence GTGACGACATTTGTTAAAGGCGCGCGGGCCGTGCACCGATGGACCGGGGCGGTCCTGTCGCTGCTTGTCATCGTGGTCAGCCTGTCGGGCGTGGTGCTGCTCTGGCAGGCGCCGATCAATCGGCTGATCTATCCGCAGGCGGCCACAGGCTTTGACGGCACAGCGGGATCGGCAGCCCGTGTGGCGCTCGCGGCCGAACAGGCATTCGGCGCGGATGGCATTGCGCAGGTCACGTTCGGTGACCTTGCTTTCGGGATCAGCGAGGTCACCCTGCGCGATCAGCGCACCGCCTTCATCGCCGCGAACGGGGAGCTTGTGGGGGTATGGGGTCCGAACGGGCGCTGGGACGACTGGCTTGTCGATGCGCATCATCGGCTGCTCGGTGGCAGGGCCGGGCTGTATGTCGTGGGGGTCGGCGGGCTTTTGACGCTGATGACCATTGTCGCCGGGTGCATCGCCTTCTGGCCCGCCCGTGGGTCATGGCGCAAAGGTGTGGTGCCCCGCGTCGCGACCCTGCAGGCCCTGCGCCGCAGTCACCGCAATGTCGGGATCGTCCTGTCCTTGCCCATCGCCGGGATCATCGTGACCGGGGTTGCGCTGTCCTTTCCCCAAACGGCCCAGCGGAGTATCGGCTGGACCTATGAGAACGCGCCCGATTACGGCGACACGTTCGGGGATGGCGTCGATATGCTGGAAGGCGCGGCGCAGGCGACATGGCCCAACGTGTTTCGCCGCGCGGCGGATGTGTTCCCCGGCGCGGTGCTGGCCGCCGCGATCTGGCCCACCGGACAAAGCGAGATCGTGATTCAGCTGCGCAATAGTGGCGATTGGACCGATGCGGGCAGCGGACAGGTCCAGATCACCGCCGCAGAGGGCTACATGGACCTGCGCATCGATGGCAGGCATCTGCCGCCGGGGGAGCGCGCATGGAACGCGGTCGCGCCGGTCCATACGGGCGCGGTGCGGGGCTGGGTCTATCAAGCGCTGGAAACGGGGGTTGGGCTGGGTTTGCTATACCTTGGCGTGATCGGTCTGATGTCGTTTCTGAAAACGGAATTCCCGCGCAGGTAG
- a CDS encoding GntR family transcriptional regulator has protein sequence MSDALDLQKSDALTADLVRKPLHEQVQERILSHIILGTWAEGYVLPPETELAKQFGVSYGTIRRAMAALTASGVIMRRRKTGTVVTGRTPHHSMSQFYKYYRLHTIEGRLASSRTVMVDACHRNATQDEAEKLELPARAPVVYMHRLRWVDDRPVMIDRVTLPLSLAPDFPVTIEEMPTLIYKWLLEHHGLRLAAIREKLVARLASPEDLKYFDLPLDTPRALLDIEEVSYDSNNRPLVAMRHAALTDDHCYINEIR, from the coding sequence ATGTCTGACGCGCTCGACCTGCAAAAATCGGACGCGCTGACCGCCGACCTCGTGCGCAAGCCCCTGCATGAACAGGTGCAGGAGCGCATCCTGAGCCACATCATTCTGGGCACTTGGGCCGAAGGCTATGTGCTGCCGCCCGAGACGGAACTGGCCAAACAATTCGGGGTGTCCTACGGCACGATCCGCCGCGCGATGGCGGCCCTGACCGCGTCGGGGGTCATCATGCGCCGTCGCAAGACAGGCACAGTGGTGACCGGGCGCACGCCGCATCATTCGATGTCGCAATTTTACAAATACTACCGCCTGCACACGATCGAAGGGCGGCTGGCCAGCAGCCGCACCGTGATGGTCGACGCCTGCCATCGCAACGCCACGCAGGACGAGGCGGAAAAGCTGGAACTGCCCGCGCGTGCGCCTGTGGTCTATATGCATCGTCTGCGGTGGGTCGATGACCGCCCGGTGATGATCGACCGGGTGACGCTGCCCTTGTCGCTGGCGCCGGACTTCCCGGTGACGATCGAAGAGATGCCGACACTGATCTACAAATGGCTGCTGGAACATCACGGTCTGCGTCTGGCCGCGATCCGCGAAAAACTGGTGGCGCGGCTCGCCAGCCCCGAAGATCTGAAATATTTCGATCTGCCGCTCGATACGCCCCGTGCGCTGCTGGACATCGAGGAAGTCTCCTACGATTCCAACAACCGCCCGCTGGTGGCGATGCGCCATGCGGCCCTGACCGACGATCACTGCTACATCAACGAAATCCGATAA
- a CDS encoding HupE/UreJ family protein — protein MTGQRAALTLALILLGGVALAHGVAPGDRGFVQGTIGAHPAAFIYLGAKHMVTGYDHLLYLAGVIFYLRTLRDVVALVSLFALGHSITLLVGVLAGLHVNAFLIDAVIGLSVCYKAVENLGARGLPDPRIAVFGFGLAHGLGLATKLQDLNLSRDGLIANLVAFNVGVEVGQVLALAVLFGLFQTLRGRAGMPAISQTANVVLFAAGLGLFGLHMTGYFVTS, from the coding sequence GTGACAGGCCAGCGCGCGGCTTTGACGCTGGCGCTGATCCTGCTCGGTGGGGTGGCGCTGGCGCATGGTGTCGCGCCGGGCGACCGTGGTTTCGTGCAAGGGACCATCGGCGCCCATCCGGCAGCGTTCATCTATCTGGGCGCCAAGCATATGGTCACCGGATACGACCATCTGCTGTATCTGGCAGGGGTGATTTTCTACCTTCGGACCCTGCGGGATGTGGTCGCGCTGGTCAGCCTGTTCGCGCTTGGCCATTCCATCACCCTGTTGGTCGGGGTGCTGGCCGGGCTGCATGTGAATGCTTTCCTGATCGACGCGGTGATCGGGCTGTCGGTCTGCTACAAGGCGGTCGAGAACCTCGGCGCGCGCGGGCTGCCCGATCCCCGGATCGCGGTCTTTGGCTTTGGCCTTGCGCATGGTCTGGGACTGGCGACCAAACTGCAGGATCTGAACCTGTCGCGCGACGGGCTGATCGCCAATCTGGTGGCGTTCAATGTCGGGGTGGAGGTGGGGCAGGTGCTGGCGCTCGCGGTGCTGTTCGGCCTCTTCCAGACCTTACGCGGGCGGGCAGGCATGCCGGCAATCTCTCAGACCGCCAACGTCGTGCTCTTTGCGGCGGGGCTGGGGCTCTTTGGTCTGCACATGACCGGATATTTCGTAACTTCATAA
- a CDS encoding M20 family metallopeptidase, whose translation MIKDAAPADFVVDPAPDAEEMVAVLRELIACPTPMPPGDGYADFADLLENLFAPLGGTAERVSVPQALWDGPNLSGERINLILRPDIPGMSDDLPEAMIYFHTDTAPVGDGWTVPADTLTRDGDRLLGRGTADMKGTIAAVRDALLRLTRTQTPLAFRPVLAFCTDEEGGRYPGIRHLAETRLLPEVLLNLNGSAEPRIWAGCVGSLDLTLTVTGRASHSGEADRGINAAEALLPALVALNNLKATVETRTTALPPPPWSNGPLRARLNLTAVHAGDKGSALPGLAQATLNRRYLAEETEDDVLAEIRAAVTQAMQGTAALDWDLQVTGHLPPVNDPDGPATDRWTQARAQAFSLPEAAFLRYGSGTSSDFGWVQKAGLKHMLLGGLSRPDRNVHGPDEFTTVEDLRGLSDAIFLFLAEGCAPQGAREPGKVPTEGPTQ comes from the coding sequence ATGATAAAAGACGCCGCCCCTGCTGATTTCGTAGTCGACCCTGCGCCGGATGCCGAAGAGATGGTCGCCGTGCTGCGCGAATTGATCGCCTGCCCGACGCCGATGCCGCCGGGCGATGGCTACGCAGATTTTGCGGATCTGCTGGAAAATCTGTTCGCGCCGCTGGGCGGCACGGCGGAGCGGGTGAGTGTCCCGCAGGCGCTTTGGGATGGGCCGAACCTGTCTGGCGAGCGGATCAACCTGATCCTGCGGCCCGACATACCCGGCATGTCCGACGACCTGCCCGAAGCCATGATCTACTTTCACACCGATACGGCCCCCGTGGGCGATGGGTGGACCGTTCCTGCTGACACACTGACGCGGGATGGTGACCGGCTTCTGGGCCGCGGCACCGCCGATATGAAGGGCACTATCGCCGCCGTGCGCGATGCGCTGCTGCGGCTGACGCGGACGCAGACACCGCTGGCCTTCCGCCCGGTGCTGGCGTTTTGCACGGATGAGGAAGGCGGCCGCTATCCGGGCATTCGTCATCTTGCCGAAACGCGCCTGCTGCCAGAGGTGTTGCTGAACCTGAACGGCTCCGCCGAACCGCGGATCTGGGCGGGCTGCGTCGGGTCTCTGGACCTGACGCTGACGGTGACCGGACGGGCCAGCCATTCCGGCGAGGCCGATCGCGGTATCAATGCCGCCGAAGCGCTGCTGCCTGCACTGGTGGCGCTGAACAATCTGAAAGCGACGGTCGAGACCCGAACCACCGCCCTGCCCCCGCCGCCATGGTCTAACGGGCCGCTGCGCGCGCGGCTGAACCTGACGGCGGTTCACGCGGGCGACAAAGGCTCCGCCCTACCGGGATTGGCGCAGGCCACGCTGAACCGCCGCTATCTGGCGGAAGAGACCGAAGACGATGTTCTGGCTGAGATCCGCGCAGCCGTGACCCAAGCGATGCAAGGCACCGCCGCGCTGGATTGGGATTTGCAGGTCACCGGCCACCTGCCCCCCGTGAACGACCCCGACGGCCCCGCCACCGACCGTTGGACACAGGCCCGCGCACAGGCGTTCAGCCTGCCTGAAGCGGCGTTCCTGCGCTACGGCTCCGGCACCTCGTCGGATTTCGGTTGGGTCCAGAAGGCCGGGCTGAAGCACATGCTGCTTGGCGGCCTGTCGCGCCCGGACCGCAATGTGCACGGGCCGGATGAATTTACCACGGTTGAGGATCTTCGCGGCTTGTCGGACGCGATTTTCCTGTTCCTCGCCGAAGGATGCGCGCCGCAGGGCGCCAGAGAGCCCGGCAAAGTTCCAACAGAAGGACCAACTCAATGA
- a CDS encoding DUF6644 family protein yields MYSLINWVIETLNATALSSFIMGNAWFFPMLEMLHFFGLCLLFGSLLIVDLRVIGLAPRVPLSRVEIFVRVTLVGFAINIATGTLFVIGDSDRYLVNIAFWLKMGVIVLAGLNTAWFVRRIRPQIDAGLEGAALSADARVVAGASLVFWTAVIILGRMIPYVEE; encoded by the coding sequence ATGTATTCCTTAATCAATTGGGTCATCGAGACCCTCAATGCCACAGCGCTCAGCAGCTTCATCATGGGGAATGCGTGGTTCTTTCCGATGCTGGAAATGCTGCATTTCTTTGGGCTGTGCCTGCTGTTCGGATCGCTGCTGATCGTCGATCTGCGAGTGATCGGGCTGGCCCCTCGGGTGCCGCTTTCACGGGTCGAGATCTTTGTGCGGGTCACGCTTGTCGGGTTTGCCATCAACATCGCGACCGGCACATTGTTCGTGATCGGTGACAGCGACCGCTATCTGGTCAACATCGCGTTTTGGCTAAAGATGGGCGTGATCGTTCTGGCCGGATTGAACACCGCATGGTTCGTGCGGCGCATCCGTCCCCAGATCGACGCGGGGCTGGAAGGCGCGGCATTGAGCGCGGATGCACGCGTCGTCGCGGGCGCGTCGCTGGTCTTCTGGACCGCCGTCATCATCCTGGGTCGCATGATCCCCTATGTCGAAGAGTGA
- a CDS encoding ABC transporter substrate-binding protein yields the protein MTFTLDRRAFLRTAAATGGLMTLPGLVSMAQAQDITPGGTLRVALNITPSVLNPMLLRLNSEYLLAEMLYSGLTMLTPEMTAAPDLATEWSASEDATEWRFTLREGVTFSNGAPLTSADVVASFTKLLDPETAAPGSRNLGPISEVVADGDYAVIIRTATPYADLPVALTYPTAKIVPTSIIESDFDSLGQTPVGSGPFRLAEFIADDRAIVEKNPDYYVEGQPYLDRVEVRTFPDAAGAAAAMLAGEIDLLTEIQPTDYARIADGDGIEGMRTPSGRFLDVVMDCTVAPFNDPKVREALSCCVDREAMVELVAEGYGTPGNDSPVNASYAYFSDAPLKQYDPEKSKALLAEAGHPDGIEIDLIASVKPDYRSAMAVVLREMAKPGGWTINVKTMDHPSYLDQVWKKGAFYVGYYNMQPTEGTIFNLLFTSDASWNETRWNNAEFDALVAKADATTDPAVRAELYAEAQKLMREEVPALVPCFFDLLGARAEKVMNYEQNPRGANYALHKVWLGSGS from the coding sequence ATGACCTTTACCCTCGATCGGCGCGCCTTTCTGCGCACCGCCGCTGCCACCGGCGGCCTGATGACCCTGCCCGGCCTTGTGTCGATGGCACAGGCGCAGGACATCACGCCCGGTGGCACGCTGCGCGTGGCCCTCAACATCACGCCCTCGGTGCTGAACCCGATGCTGCTGCGGCTCAATTCCGAATATCTGCTGGCCGAAATGCTTTATTCCGGTCTGACGATGCTCACCCCCGAGATGACCGCCGCGCCGGATCTGGCCACCGAATGGAGCGCGAGCGAGGACGCCACCGAATGGCGCTTCACCCTGCGCGAAGGCGTCACCTTCTCGAATGGCGCGCCGCTGACCTCCGCCGATGTGGTTGCCTCCTTCACCAAGCTGCTGGACCCCGAAACCGCCGCGCCGGGCAGCCGCAACCTTGGCCCGATTTCCGAAGTGGTGGCCGATGGCGATTACGCGGTCATCATCCGCACCGCGACGCCCTATGCCGACCTGCCCGTGGCACTGACCTATCCCACGGCCAAGATCGTCCCCACCTCGATCATCGAAAGCGATTTCGACAGTCTCGGCCAGACGCCCGTTGGCTCCGGTCCGTTCCGCTTGGCCGAATTCATCGCAGATGACCGCGCCATCGTGGAAAAGAACCCCGACTACTATGTCGAGGGCCAGCCCTATCTGGACCGGGTCGAAGTGCGCACTTTCCCCGACGCCGCCGGCGCAGCCGCCGCGATGCTGGCTGGCGAAATTGATCTGCTGACCGAAATTCAGCCCACCGACTACGCCCGCATTGCGGATGGCGACGGGATCGAAGGCATGCGCACCCCGTCGGGCCGGTTCCTCGATGTGGTGATGGATTGCACCGTCGCGCCGTTCAACGACCCCAAGGTGCGCGAGGCGCTGTCCTGCTGCGTCGACCGCGAAGCAATGGTCGAACTGGTCGCCGAAGGCTACGGCACGCCGGGCAATGACAGCCCCGTCAACGCGTCCTACGCCTATTTCTCGGACGCCCCGCTGAAGCAATACGACCCCGAGAAATCGAAAGCCCTGCTGGCCGAGGCCGGACACCCCGACGGCATCGAGATCGACCTTATCGCATCGGTGAAGCCCGACTACCGCTCCGCGATGGCCGTGGTTCTGCGCGAAATGGCCAAGCCCGGCGGCTGGACCATCAACGTCAAGACGATGGACCACCCCAGCTACCTCGATCAGGTCTGGAAAAAGGGCGCATTCTACGTCGGTTACTACAACATGCAGCCGACCGAAGGCACGATCTTCAACCTGCTGTTCACCTCGGATGCCAGCTGGAACGAAACCCGCTGGAACAACGCCGAATTCGACGCGCTGGTCGCCAAGGCCGATGCCACGACCGACCCTGCCGTCCGGGCCGAGCTTTATGCCGAAGCACAAAAGCTGATGCGCGAGGAAGTGCCCGCGCTGGTGCCATGCTTCTTCGATCTGCTGGGCGCGCGGGCCGAGAAGGTCATGAATTACGAGCAGAACCCCCGCGGCGCCAATTACGCGCTGCATAAGGTCTGGCTCGGATCGGGCAGCTAA
- a CDS encoding ABC transporter permease: MKTVRALLRNPQGAVGLALCTLVLFAALFGPALAPNDPETFHFGARFAGPSVEFPLGTDWYGRDLLSRVLVGARSTVLLALLATVIGTVAGALIGIVSGYLGGVMDEMLMRLTDAVMAIPSLLFALMILAALGSSALNAVLAIGIAFAPGMARIARSVTLQVRSLDYVAAAKARGESLPWIVGAEILPNTIAPVIVEGTIRVAFAIMTLATLSFLGLGAQPPSPEWGLMIAEARDHLFRSPWPVAVPGAAIALVAIGFNLLGDGLRDVLNPKTGDHA; the protein is encoded by the coding sequence ATGAAGACTGTTCGAGCCCTGCTTCGCAACCCGCAGGGCGCGGTCGGGCTGGCGCTTTGCACGCTGGTTCTGTTCGCCGCCCTGTTCGGCCCCGCCCTTGCCCCCAATGACCCCGAGACGTTCCACTTCGGCGCCCGCTTTGCCGGGCCAAGCGTGGAATTCCCGCTTGGCACCGACTGGTATGGCCGCGACCTGCTGAGCCGGGTTCTGGTGGGGGCGCGCTCCACCGTGCTACTGGCCCTACTCGCCACCGTCATCGGCACCGTGGCCGGGGCGCTGATCGGGATCGTGTCCGGTTATCTGGGCGGCGTAATGGACGAAATGCTGATGCGCCTGACGGACGCGGTCATGGCGATCCCGTCGCTTCTGTTCGCGCTGATGATCCTTGCCGCGCTCGGCTCGTCTGCACTGAACGCGGTGCTGGCCATCGGCATCGCCTTTGCCCCCGGCATGGCGCGGATCGCGCGGTCGGTCACGCTTCAGGTGCGCAGCCTCGATTACGTCGCCGCCGCCAAGGCACGCGGCGAAAGCCTGCCGTGGATCGTCGGCGCCGAAATCCTGCCCAACACCATCGCCCCCGTCATCGTCGAAGGCACGATCCGCGTCGCGTTCGCCATCATGACGCTCGCCACGCTGTCCTTCCTCGGGCTGGGCGCACAGCCGCCCTCCCCGGAATGGGGCCTGATGATCGCCGAGGCGCGCGACCACCTGTTCCGCAGCCCGTGGCCCGTGGCCGTGCCCGGCGCCGCCATCGCCCTTGTCGCCATCGGCTTCAACCTGCTGGGCGACGGGCTGCGCGATGTGCTGAACCCCAAGACCGGAGATCACGCATGA